The Gordonia terrae genome contains the following window.
GACCGTCCGATGCGCGACGGTCGAGGTGCCGCTCGACTACCGGAAGCCGGATGGCAAGACGATCGAGATCGGTGTCAGCCGGATGCAGGCGCGAGACCAATCGCGCCGGCGCGGTGTCGTGATGGGCAACCCGGGAGGTCCGGGTGGCGACGGCATCGCGATGTTCAGCCAGGTGCCCCCGCCCGCGGCGATGCTCGACGAATGGGACCTGGTGGCCGTGCAGCCCCGGGGTCTGGTGTCGGGCACGCCGCTGCGCTGCGAACCCATCACCGGCGACGAACCCGAACTGATGACTGCGCTGGGCAAGGTGAATCGCGATCGCTGTGAGGCCCGGACACCGGGTCTGGGGGCCTCGCTCACCACCGAGAACACCGCCCGGGACATGGAGGTCGTCCGCGGTCTGCTCGGTGAGTCGAAGGTCAGTCTCTACGGCATCTCCTACGGCACCCTGTTGATGTCGACGTATGCGACCCTGTTCCCGCAGCGGGTCGACCGGATGGTCCTCGATTCCGGTTTCGACCCCGATCTCGTGTGGAACACCCTCCTCTCCGCCCAGACGCCCGGCTACAAGGCCCGCGTACACGCGATGATGGCGTGGATCGCGCGCCACGACCGGATCTACGGTCTCGGAGAGACTCCGCTGGCCGTGTACCGGAAGTGGAGTGACCGGGTCAGTGCGGAGGCAGGCGTCCCGCCGTCCCTCCTGGCGCCGCCGGCCCAGGTGGGCGACGTGCCCCCGGGACTGCGGGCGTTCGCCCAGCAGTACATCGCCGGCACCGACCTCACCGCCGACGCGCGGGCGCGGTTCGAGAACCTGATGCTCACGTTGCTCCGACCCGGCTCGCTGCAACTGTCGTCGCAGCTACTGGTGCTCACTCGCGCCCTCGCGCCGGATCGGAACTCGTGGCCACTCGTCGCACAGTTGACCGCGAAGCCCGGCCGCAAGCTGCCCACCCCGGCGCCCGCGGTCCTCGAAGCCGCGCAGGTCTCTCAGGACATGCAGGGCGCGGTCCTCTGCAACGAGAACCGGGTGCCCGCACAGCCTTCGCTCGGCTTCCAGGCGTTCGTCGCGAACTACGTCACCGGGGATCCGTTCGAGGCGCCCGGGCTCGCCTATGAGTCCGGACTCGCCTGCGCCGGCGCGCCGGCCCTCGCCCGGCCGATCGAGATCCGCAATCGCGGGCTGGCGGTGACACCGTTGCAGATCCAGAGCGTCGGCGACCCGCAGACCCCGTATCGCGGCGCGCTGAAGATGCGTTCACTCATGCGGAGCCACCTCATCACCGTCGGCGGTGGCGACCACGCGCAACTCGGCCGGGCCAACAAGCCGCTCGAGAACGCGATCGTCGAATATCTCCGCACGGGGCGGACCGCCGTGCAGCGCGTTCCCGAAGCACCCATCACGGCTCCGCTGACGCAGATGCCGCCGGCATTCGCGGCCGGCACGGCCGGTCGGTGACCCATCCTGATCCGGTGAACCCCCGGATCCGCGCCCGGATCACCGACTTGGCCGATCGCCTCGATGCGGGGATCGTCGCCGTCGACGGGCCGTCGGGAGCGGGGAAATCGACGATCGCCGACCTCCTGGTCGCGGACCTGCGAGCCCGTGGAGTCGGCGTGACCCTGGTCCGCACCGACGACTTCGCGACGTGGGACGACCCGGTCGCATGGTGGCCGGAGCTGGAAGCCGATGTGCTGCATCCCTTCACGCGACGACGGGACTACCGGTACCGGCCGCGCGTATGGCAGGACGGCACCCCGACCCCC
Protein-coding sequences here:
- a CDS encoding uridine kinase family protein gives rise to the protein MNPRIRARITDLADRLDAGIVAVDGPSGAGKSTIADLLVADLRARGVGVTLVRTDDFATWDDPVAWWPELEADVLHPFTRRRDYRYRPRVWQDGTPTPGPRVWIEWQPLLIIEGVSSARRRIADRLSHALWLDGGTPGERLERTIARDGEGARAHLEAWQQFERGWFGVDRTRERCVVLD
- a CDS encoding alpha/beta fold hydrolase, with product MATGLTAVVVAGLVSVGQFAATPEASAAPALDWEACPAVHGVPATVRCATVEVPLDYRKPDGKTIEIGVSRMQARDQSRRRGVVMGNPGGPGGDGIAMFSQVPPPAAMLDEWDLVAVQPRGLVSGTPLRCEPITGDEPELMTALGKVNRDRCEARTPGLGASLTTENTARDMEVVRGLLGESKVSLYGISYGTLLMSTYATLFPQRVDRMVLDSGFDPDLVWNTLLSAQTPGYKARVHAMMAWIARHDRIYGLGETPLAVYRKWSDRVSAEAGVPPSLLAPPAQVGDVPPGLRAFAQQYIAGTDLTADARARFENLMLTLLRPGSLQLSSQLLVLTRALAPDRNSWPLVAQLTAKPGRKLPTPAPAVLEAAQVSQDMQGAVLCNENRVPAQPSLGFQAFVANYVTGDPFEAPGLAYESGLACAGAPALARPIEIRNRGLAVTPLQIQSVGDPQTPYRGALKMRSLMRSHLITVGGGDHAQLGRANKPLENAIVEYLRTGRTAVQRVPEAPITAPLTQMPPAFAAGTAGR